DNA from Clarias gariepinus isolate MV-2021 ecotype Netherlands chromosome 11, CGAR_prim_01v2, whole genome shotgun sequence:
GTTGAACTTTAAACCATAAAATGGTGCTTAAATCTATTAAATAACATTCGTGTAAAAATGGTGAATTTAAGATTAGCAAAATGAGCTTGTAGGTTGTGagctttaaatttattttaaaaattaccattttaaaagtaaaaaaaattagtttggaTTTTAAGGACAGTGTGTCTAAAGCATGtttattgtaaaacatttcaaaattaGTAACTTTAAACTATATACCAAATATagtgaaattaataaatagaaagaaaaatccTTCAAGCAGTCACGCACTATAGGAGAACCAACTTGTTCTTACAGTTATGTTCTTATGTAATATAATTATCTAAAAGTAGTGTAAAAAGGTAGAAGTAGAAAAAACGTAACCAAGTATAAGAAATTTTCCCTCTGAGgttaataaatttaattgaatcttGAATAAATTAATCTTAATATGTGAAAAATCCTTTGAAACTCTCAACATAaacttaaatgtaaaagttaaGCTCTTAAGAGATCTTACAGAATGGTGAACACACTTGTAACACAGTTTTAATCCTGTTTTAATAGTATTTTAAGTATAGTATTttagtatagttttttttaatagtaataaaaacaaaacattttaatgaaaggAAAATGAGTGAACCTGAATTATCACACAGCACACTGCAATttggactttatttatttatttgttttgcacaaAGTTTAGGGTTTAAATAATTGGTTCTACCGGcaattactttcttttttttttttttacttctttttaaaaagaaaacaaaaattaaatgctAAGATTTTAAGCTAGAAATTACTGTagtaaaagcttttaaaaacagGTCAAGGAATCTCATAGTAAGTGAGTCAACTTACTAAACATAAAATgagcaagttattttaaaagaagaaaatatacCTCAAATTTCTAAGAAATTAACTTAAGAAAAGTCTGATAACCTCATATTAATGCTAGTTAACATTAAAAGGCATTTTTGAATAtttcaacaaacaacaacatagtaAAGTTCTTTTATGTTAAGTATGTATGTGCAAGTCAGTTGGGTCTGAAAGGGTTTATTGGGAGTTTATTTTGGGAGTGAAAATATTCATTAGGTATAGTCTTCAAgggtgttttgtgtgtgtgtgggtgcgcgtgagagtgtgtgtgtattttgtggGAGACACACAGGTGCCTTTCTGTGGCGTACAGTTGGCGTACAGGAAGTTGTTTGCGGGATCCTTGCTGCTTTGAGTTGAGTGTGTGACATAGAAATGGGTTGTTACAAGCTAACAACTCCCCTTGGTTTCAAAAGCAGTGTTTAACTTTCTAGCATTAAATACATCTAGACTTCATGTTGCaggacttttaaataaaatgaaacccaATAGTAAAAAGtgataaataatcataatacaGCCAAATGGCAAATACTTATTATTAAGTATGCAACATTATGTTTTCTAGTGTTTCATGTCAGAtactttgttttaataaactGAGATCCATTTTGATTTGAATTATTATAGTTCTAAGAGTTATATTAAACCTCTAAATTAGTTAGAATAGATACAGGACAAATAGAACAGATaagctgtttatttaatattttaacataacTTTAACATTAAAGAGATGAGATACATAAGACATGAGAAAAACAaatgcacacaacacacacacacacacacacacacatcctctgtGCATAGGAAGCAcctaagttagacagagagaaagacatacAGTGAAGAGTGTGTTTTGAGGTAAGGCcccttttatatttaaaatctttacattttgctcaaaacaagttttaattttaatttgcaaTTTATAGTACAATTGTATAAACATTGCATAAATACGTTATGTCTGTAGTTCTCacagttattaataataatcgatattcttaaaaaaaactaatttcaatAATCTGATGATAGTGTTAGGGAAGGTCACACTAGATTGAACTTTACAGATAAAATGTGCTATTTTAAGTATAATTTGTGTAAATCTATAGCATAATTTATAGAGTTAAATTATCTTGTATTTAGAAAGGAATTAGCTATGCAGTTACAAATCAGTTACTTTTagcagattttaatattttaatagtgTTAGGTTGTGTATAAATCACCTAATCAGATTCAATAAGAGCTATTTGTGATATTCAGTGATAGAAAAAGTACAACTTTAAAGTTAAAATGGCGGAACGTAACAAGGCGAATGACTTCGCTATTTCCTAGATCGTCCTCCATTTTGGATCAAACATACCAACTAACCAACCAACACACAGGCACTCGCAGAACTCTCGCATTATTGCCTCCTGAACTGTTCATgagaaatattttactttttgattTTTAGCTCTGAAGTCTGAGCAAGATGAAGTGGAAAATTTTGATCTTTCATTTTACCTGCTTGCTGATGCAGAAGTTGGTCTGTAAGTAGGATTGTTGTTTTGCTTAACTTTTaagttaaacataaataatgtaatattagtaaataataataataataataataataaacatacagcACAAGTTAACTGAAATGCTTGAACATGATTGTAACTAAATAACATCTGATTTTTCTCCTTCATGTTTAATGAATTTATGGTTTATATGATGAGTTATATGACGACTTAGTTGATCGGGCAAATATTTTAACAAGTAAACATAATTATTAACTGAGACATAAGTTTCAGTAATTAAATGAATCTTTAATATCATCTTAGATGTAgtgtaaatgttatataaatataaatataaaaaggttGGGAAGTgtacaattaaataaagaaaggaacAAATTACAAAACTAATGAACTTGAAAgtttaatatcttttaaaccaaatttacacatgcattatttacattaaattatctacttgttaattaaaactaaagatgatgtttgttaaatacagtatttgtgtgGAAGGATGTTAAACCAAACATATTATTcaagaaatacatttaaaaggtATGCATATCACATTGTACCCTGTACTGTGTTAGGAAAAATTGTGACATAAAATATTTCTtaccttgtttattttttcacagctgGCCAAGACAAAGATGGCGAAATCAGTATGACAAAGATATCTAATCTCTTTGTCTTCAAGTGCACTAATGGCGAATTTAAATATCAAAATGAGACTACATCTCCTGAGCTCAAGTTAATCTACGAAGAGAAAGATTCTAaagagtatatgtgtgtgaaaagTGGAGACCCGCAAACTCCACTTTCAACTATTTTGGTTAAATTCAGAAGTGAGTGCTCTAACCTAATTTACTGAACTTAAGAATGTGCAAgtgatgcttaaaaaaaaagatttttaggtTTACAAAGTGCCAagcttatttttttagtttcttcAAAGAACAGATGCACATTGAAATGCAaagaatacagtatattgtatttaGATAAGCTTACTTTATATAACCATCATTGCAAAGGCTTGTGACCAGTGGTGGACAGTAACAATggaaatgtaatttattacttTACTTTTGTACTctacattttttccattttgggGGAATTTTTACTTCTACCTGACTCTAACTCACAACTTAAACACCCATGGCCTTATGTCAaagattgtttatttttaattgtgaaACAGAACAAAGAGTCATCCATTTTGTCACTAtttagtcataaaaaaaaaagttaacttaaTGTAAGCTTGCACCAAAtcttttatgtgtttgtgttttaaattaatccATCATTACTATGATTATGTTGTGTGCCTCGCCAGCTAGTTAACTAAGTAATTGACAACTTGTGGACAGAAGAACGACACTACACCGCAACCCAATATACTGTAGCAACAGCAATGCAGGCAGCAACACAATCACTTGAAGCGATTACTTGTATCCATTTCCTTAGCTAGCTAGCGTCACCTTGGTGTGTTCAAAACGGATTAATGATCCTATATGGTGAAACGCTAAACATAAAAGGTTAACACTTGGGTAAATAAAATCTGTTTGGACTAGTTTTGCATGTTGATGATTATGTTAATTATGTTAACATTTTAACAGACCTTTGctcaaatgtaatataaaaatctttcaacaagaataaaaagaatattataaaataaataatataaaaataatttaacattagAGCCTGTAATAAATCGCATTACTTTAATTTTTCATTCTTATGTATATTTGAAGGTGAGTACTTTTTTATACTGAAGTGGAAAtgtaaatggaggacttctaATTTtactaatgtaatgttttaccttgtctatttttactttcacacaagtacaggatttgtgtagtTTGTCCACCACTGCTCACATCCTGTTTCTTGATGAAATACATGGCATGCACCCAGTCTtacagaatctctctctctctctctctctctctctctctctctctatatatatatatatatatatatatatatatatatatttttttattttttgttatagcTTGTGACAACTGTATCGAGCTGGACGCACCTTCCCTGAGTGCGATCATTGTGGGGAACCTTGTGGCCACCTTTCTCATTGCCTTTGCAGTTTATAGCATTACTAGACAACCCAAAGGCAGAAACTTTACTGGCAACAAAGGTCAGTCAAAACACCTGCTATTGACCGCTCTTCTCAGAGAAATcttatgttaataataataataataataataataatacattttatttgtaacacactttttattcattaaatccAAAAGTGCTAACATTagataaaaagagaaatatataaaaaagtataaaacaataaaataaaaccacatcAACAATTGTAAACTTCCTTGAATAAAAAAGTTCTTAAACATTTCTACATATCCGAAGACATAAAAAATGTTCCTGTCCTCAGATTAGCTCATGTGAAGTTAGTTCAGATCAACAAGCCAgatatcattatcattatcaccAGAAGGTTCTAAAGCTGACTAAAATTTCCtctcagaaatcctgtcagatTAGCTCCTAGCTAGCCTTAAATAAAGTATAGAGATTTATAAACATTTGTGTATTACAATGCCAAATCCTCCTAAAACTCCTGACAGGTTAGACCAGCTGGTCTAGATGGAGAATTCCCTCGCTCAGAAATCTTGTCAGGTTAGCACCTGTTAGCTAGCTGTCTAGCAGTAGCAATGAAATTTATAAACAAAGGAAAGGGTATATAGAACATCCTCAAAAAAATCCAGCTGTTGTTGGCTCAAAATCTATACAagattttagactttttttatgACAATATATTATTCCTTCTGATGAAACAAGTACAGATTCCTTTATTACACTTTCTGTAATGGTTGGCGTGCAGGTTGTAATGTTTCTTGGATGTCATACTGTACAATTGTATCAAAAACGTTACAGGcagattaattattaatttttggttttgctCTGGTTTTGTTTTCTAGCATCAGATAAAGTAAATCTACTCCCCAATGGTGAAGGAGACACTTATCAGGTATGGAACAATGTTTTTGTGATAATAGAAACATTACAGATCATTATATTTCCCATATCCAAACGCTAGCTTATTACAGTTTATGCTAACATAGCCATGGCAAATGTGAATGACTACTTTGTCAATGTCTCGTTACTGTAGTCTAATTAGTAATCAATAGTTAGATCAAATCTTCCTTTATGATCAGATTCACATATGATTATGCCTGACGAAGGACAAGAAGATGCTAAACACctctttatgaaaaaaatagaagaagatAAAGAAAACTGTATTCATTTCCATTACATTAATTTGGCGGACATCATTATCCAGataaacttatatttttatatagttataCATTTGAAtaggtgagggttaagggctttgctcaagagcccaacagtggtaacttggtcatgctggggtttgaacttgTCACCTTCCAACACTTTAAACTCTAAGCTACTTCTGCCCCAGTCTTAATTCCTTCACATTTATAACTTATAACTTTTCAATGTCCCTATAAACACTCTAGTTAAGCATTTGCATGTGGAACAGACTCAaactttcttcctcttttttttttctccagccaCTGACGCCAGGTCAGAATTCCGAGTACAGCAGGCTGGATGGTGTCCGAAAGAAATGATCTTCATCATAAATTTCATAGGGTGCCAACTTTAAATTCAAGTTTGTTTCAACCGGAAAAGGGAACTCCAATGTTTGTTTGTACTAAAAAACCTCTTATATGTATGCAAActatttttacacattaataTAATAGTTAATCAGTagctcagataaaaaaaatgttaacctGGTTAATAACCCACAGTatttagtttatgtttaaaatttattaaggTGCATAATGCTATAAAATGAAGCTACTCTTTAATTCAGTTGCATGTCCAGTTTAACTACTATAAGTTACTTTAATTTAACTAAGAGTTAAGTCCTTTTAAATTCCTGAAAATCATTTGTATATGGACATTATGGAGAAATTTGGGTAAGCTTTGTAAAACTAGCATAGCGAGGTCAGGCGTCTGACTGCAGTTCAGTGTGTTGGACAGTTTGACGGATCAAAGAAAAACGTGCACATACCATAAATTGGTATGAAATTTCCTGTGCTATTTCCTTATTGGTTATTCACTTGATAAAGGCCACTTTTCAAACAGACATCTTGTTTAGCTCGCTACTTTACTGATTTTCCTTTTAGAGACTATTAGATATTATACTAGttctaaaaatcttttaaattagcctAAATTATGTTATCAGTCAATACAATTACATAATAAACAATGGGCTTGAGAGTGACTGAAGTACCCtgaggttgattttttttaaataacaaatcatGAAATTTCTCATGTTCCACAGCAATTCGCTAACAATTACAATTGTGCATTAAAgttaacagtaataaaaaaggCCAGAACATA
Protein-coding regions in this window:
- the LOC128533322 gene encoding T-cell surface glycoprotein CD3 delta chain-like encodes the protein MKWKILIFHFTCLLMQKLVSGQDKDGEISMTKISNLFVFKCTNGEFKYQNETTSPELKLIYEEKDSKEYMCVKSGDPQTPLSTILVKFRTCDNCIELDAPSLSAIIVGNLVATFLIAFAVYSITRQPKGRNFTGNKASDKVNLLPNGEGDTYQPLTPGQNSEYSRLDGVRKK